The Anas platyrhynchos isolate ZD024472 breed Pekin duck chromosome 3, IASCAAS_PekinDuck_T2T, whole genome shotgun sequence genome includes a window with the following:
- the COX20 gene encoding cytochrome c oxidase assembly protein COX20, mitochondrial isoform X1, giving the protein MLSRGLCTCSLPFLLVTPTCTCKDVLQSFKLLGFLDVKNVPCARESVLYGSVGSLVVGLGHFLATSRVKRSCDFAVGGFICTMLGYWFYCRYILAKHRIRQRMLKEGMRNKILFEGSSFDPEKKQTDSERSNS; this is encoded by the exons ATGTTGTCTCGAGGCCTCTGCACATGTAGTTTGCCATTCCTGCTTGTGACACCAACATGCACTTGCAAGGATGTTCTTCAG tCCTTTAAACTCCTAGGATTTCTTGATGTTAAAAATGTCCCATGTGCACGAGAATCAGTGCTCTATGGCTCTGTGGGATCTTTAGTTGTGGGTCTTGGACACTTTTTAGCAACCA GTAGAGTTAAAAGATCCTGCGACTTTGCAGTCGGTGGCTTTATTTGCACAATGTTAGGATACTG GTTTTACTGCAGGTACATTTTAGCCAAACACAGGATCCGGCAAAGAATGCTTAAAGAAGGaatgagaaacaaaattttatttgaagGCAGTTCTTTTgatccagaaaaaaaacaaacagacagtGAAAGAAGCAATTCATAG
- the COX20 gene encoding cytochrome c oxidase assembly protein COX20, mitochondrial isoform X2, whose translation MAGEGGSEEGKSFKLLGFLDVKNVPCARESVLYGSVGSLVVGLGHFLATSRVKRSCDFAVGGFICTMLGYWFYCRYILAKHRIRQRMLKEGMRNKILFEGSSFDPEKKQTDSERSNS comes from the exons ATGGCGGGCGAGGGCggctctgaggaggggaag tCCTTTAAACTCCTAGGATTTCTTGATGTTAAAAATGTCCCATGTGCACGAGAATCAGTGCTCTATGGCTCTGTGGGATCTTTAGTTGTGGGTCTTGGACACTTTTTAGCAACCA GTAGAGTTAAAAGATCCTGCGACTTTGCAGTCGGTGGCTTTATTTGCACAATGTTAGGATACTG GTTTTACTGCAGGTACATTTTAGCCAAACACAGGATCCGGCAAAGAATGCTTAAAGAAGGaatgagaaacaaaattttatttgaagGCAGTTCTTTTgatccagaaaaaaaacaaacagacagtGAAAGAAGCAATTCATAG
- the COX20 gene encoding cytochrome c oxidase assembly protein COX20, mitochondrial isoform X3 produces MCTRISALWLCGIFSCGSWTLFSNHIFVSGRVKRSCDFAVGGFICTMLGYWFYCRYILAKHRIRQRMLKEGMRNKILFEGSSFDPEKKQTDSERSNS; encoded by the exons ATGTGCACGAGAATCAGTGCTCTATGGCTCTGTGGGATCTTTAGTTGTGGGTCTTGGACACTTTTTAGCAACCA TATTTTTGTTTCAGGTAGAGTTAAAAGATCCTGCGACTTTGCAGTCGGTGGCTTTATTTGCACAATGTTAGGATACTG GTTTTACTGCAGGTACATTTTAGCCAAACACAGGATCCGGCAAAGAATGCTTAAAGAAGGaatgagaaacaaaattttatttgaagGCAGTTCTTTTgatccagaaaaaaaacaaacagacagtGAAAGAAGCAATTCATAG